One part of the Parasphingorhabdus sp. SCSIO 66989 genome encodes these proteins:
- a CDS encoding putative bifunctional diguanylate cyclase/phosphodiesterase, with the protein MVRNWTKSASEWVHKSLFKGAYVDFVAAGVITAAILQFVGTGGSAMSAWARALNGIGDGPDNILASATLLNIAIILLGWRRYNDLRKEILEHRKAEAEAKALAITDPLTNCLNRRSINERTADLIAEADKRDMAVAFLMLDLDHFKTINDIHGHQAGDLVLQTVANRLGAVIPPRALLSRLGGDEFAIAFIFDGKNRSAVERVAEDVIEEVAKPIDGPAGELAISTSIGISAANHYEETAESLMRRADMAMYHSKKQGRNQFAWFESSMQTEIQTQNMIEKGLRTGIPAGEFIPYYEQQIDLESGKLVGFEVLARWNSSALGLVSPDIFIPIAEECGLISDLSESIMRRALTDALDWDSELILSVNISPIQLRDPWLSQKILKLLTETGYPAERLELEITESALFENIALAQSIIGSLKNQGVKIALDDFGTGYSSLSHLRALPFDRIKIDRSFVTTMDENSESAAIVEAIAQLGQNLRLPITAEGAESVEVVNRLRALGCGKVQGYHYGQPLSVEQTRWMLARANLLPNEKGALNSGSASDSAEQQPAAESASR; encoded by the coding sequence ATGGTCAGAAACTGGACAAAATCAGCGAGTGAATGGGTACATAAATCCTTGTTTAAAGGGGCTTATGTTGATTTTGTCGCGGCTGGAGTCATAACCGCAGCTATTTTGCAATTCGTTGGCACTGGCGGTTCCGCCATGTCGGCTTGGGCGCGGGCACTTAATGGCATTGGCGATGGACCGGACAATATCCTCGCAAGCGCCACCCTGCTCAATATCGCCATTATACTGCTGGGCTGGCGGCGCTATAATGATCTGCGCAAAGAGATATTGGAGCATCGCAAAGCCGAAGCCGAAGCCAAGGCGCTGGCGATTACCGATCCGCTGACCAACTGCCTCAACCGACGCAGCATCAATGAACGCACAGCCGATCTGATTGCCGAAGCGGACAAACGCGATATGGCTGTTGCCTTCCTGATGCTCGATCTCGACCATTTCAAAACCATCAATGATATTCACGGGCATCAGGCGGGCGATCTCGTACTTCAGACCGTGGCTAACCGCCTGGGTGCCGTCATTCCGCCGCGTGCCCTGCTCTCGCGTCTGGGCGGTGATGAATTCGCCATTGCCTTTATTTTTGACGGCAAAAACCGCAGCGCGGTTGAACGCGTCGCCGAGGATGTGATCGAGGAAGTCGCCAAACCGATTGACGGCCCTGCTGGCGAGCTGGCGATCAGCACGTCCATAGGCATATCGGCCGCCAATCATTATGAAGAAACTGCGGAAAGCCTGATGCGTCGTGCCGATATGGCCATGTATCACAGCAAGAAGCAGGGCCGTAACCAGTTCGCATGGTTTGAAAGCTCGATGCAGACCGAAATCCAGACACAGAATATGATTGAAAAGGGTCTGCGGACCGGCATCCCTGCAGGCGAGTTCATTCCCTATTATGAGCAGCAGATTGATCTGGAGAGCGGCAAGCTGGTGGGCTTTGAAGTCCTGGCGCGCTGGAATTCCTCTGCTCTTGGTCTGGTATCGCCAGATATCTTTATCCCGATTGCCGAGGAATGTGGCCTGATCAGCGACCTGTCTGAAAGCATTATGCGCCGCGCGCTTACCGATGCGCTGGATTGGGACAGCGAGCTTATCCTTTCGGTGAACATCTCGCCGATCCAGCTGCGCGACCCATGGCTGTCACAGAAAATCCTGAAGCTGCTGACAGAGACAGGCTATCCGGCAGAACGTCTGGAGCTTGAGATCACCGAGAGCGCCCTTTTCGAGAATATCGCATTGGCGCAGTCGATAATCGGCAGCCTGAAAAACCAGGGCGTCAAAATTGCGCTGGATGACTTTGGCACCGGCTATAGTTCCTTGTCGCATCTGCGCGCCCTGCCCTTTGACCGTATCAAGATTGACCGCAGCTTTGTTACCACCATGGACGAGAACAGCGAGAGCGCTGCGATTGTTGAAGCAATTGCGCAATTGGGTCAGAATCTACGTCTGCCGATCACCGCAGAAGGCGCGGAGAGTGTCGAAGTGGTCAACAGACTGCGTGCTTTAGGATGCGGCAAGGTGCAGGGCTATCATTATGGCCAACCGCTTTCTGTCGAGCAGACGCGCTGGATGCTCGCGCGCGCCAATTTGCTACCCAACGAAAAGGGCGCTTTGAATAGCGGCAGCGCATCCGATAGCGCAGAACAGCAGCCAGCCGCAGAGAGCGCCAGCCGCTAG
- the ffh gene encoding signal recognition particle protein, translated as MFDSLSDRLGGIFDRLKGRGALNEDDVRAAMREVRIALLEADVALPVVRGFIDKVTDKAIGQEVLKSVTPGQQVIKIVNDALVEMLGSDVSEIDLATTPPAIIMMVGLQGSGKTTTTAKIAKMLTEKERKKVMMASLDVNRPAAQEQLATLGEQTSVATLPIIAGQQPVEIAKRAIQAAKLQAFDVLLLDTAGRLHVDQQLMDEMRAVSAEAQPKETLLVVDSLTGQDAVNVAQNFSEQVDLTGVVLTRMDGDARGGAALSMRAVTGRPIKFVGTGEKMDALELFHPDRVANRILGMGDVVSLVERAAETVKAEDAEKLAERMSKGQFDMNDLRTQLQQMTKMGGLGVLAGMMPGMKKAKAAMEASGMDDKVLVHMDAIIGSMTIEERAKPALLNAKRKRRVAMGSGTTVQDVNKLIKMHKEMAGAMKKIRKMGGLKGLAAMFGGGGADPADLLGGPGGPGAGQLPPGLPGLPGGMPPGPFKK; from the coding sequence ATGTTTGACAGCTTATCAGATCGCCTTGGCGGCATATTTGATCGCCTTAAAGGCCGTGGTGCGCTTAATGAGGACGATGTCCGCGCAGCGATGCGCGAGGTGCGGATTGCGCTGCTCGAAGCCGATGTTGCGCTGCCGGTAGTCCGCGGCTTTATCGACAAAGTGACCGACAAGGCGATCGGTCAGGAAGTGCTGAAATCGGTCACGCCAGGCCAGCAGGTGATCAAGATCGTCAATGACGCGCTGGTCGAGATGCTGGGCAGCGATGTCAGCGAGATTGATCTGGCGACCACGCCACCCGCCATCATCATGATGGTCGGCCTGCAGGGTTCGGGTAAAACCACCACCACCGCCAAAATCGCCAAGATGCTGACCGAGAAGGAACGTAAAAAGGTGATGATGGCGTCACTCGACGTCAATCGCCCGGCAGCGCAGGAGCAGTTGGCGACATTGGGTGAACAGACGTCGGTCGCGACGTTACCGATCATTGCCGGGCAGCAGCCGGTGGAAATCGCCAAGCGCGCTATTCAGGCGGCGAAGCTGCAAGCCTTTGACGTGCTGCTGCTCGATACCGCAGGCCGTCTGCATGTCGATCAGCAGTTGATGGACGAGATGCGCGCCGTCTCCGCCGAGGCGCAACCGAAAGAGACCCTGCTGGTGGTGGACTCGCTGACCGGTCAGGATGCGGTCAATGTGGCGCAGAATTTCTCCGAGCAGGTTGATCTCACCGGCGTTGTGCTCACCCGTATGGATGGTGATGCCCGTGGCGGTGCGGCGCTTTCGATGCGTGCGGTCACCGGTCGTCCGATCAAATTTGTCGGCACTGGCGAGAAGATGGACGCGCTCGAGCTGTTCCATCCTGATCGTGTCGCCAATCGTATTCTCGGTATGGGCGATGTCGTCAGCCTGGTTGAGCGCGCGGCGGAAACGGTCAAGGCCGAAGATGCCGAGAAGCTTGCCGAGCGCATGTCCAAGGGGCAGTTCGATATGAACGATCTGCGCACCCAGTTGCAGCAGATGACCAAGATGGGCGGTCTCGGCGTGCTGGCGGGCATGATGCCCGGCATGAAAAAGGCCAAGGCGGCGATGGAAGCCAGCGGCATGGACGACAAGGTGCTGGTCCATATGGATGCGATCATCGGCTCGATGACCATAGAGGAACGCGCCAAACCGGCTCTGCTCAACGCCAAGCGCAAGCGTCGCGTCGCCATGGGCTCGGGCACCACGGTGCAGGACGTCAACAAACTCATCAAAATGCACAAGGAAATGGCCGGAGCGATGAAGAAGATCCGCAAAATGGGCGGGCTTAAAGGTCTGGCCGCGATGTTTGGTGGTGGCGGTGCTGATCCTGCGGATTTACTCGGCGGGCCGGGCGGTCCGGGTGCGGGGCAATTGCCACCGGGCCTGCCCGGATTACCGGGCGGCATGCCGCCGGGGCCGTTCAAGAAATAG
- the rpsP gene encoding 30S ribosomal protein S16 translates to MPVAMRLSRGGSKKRPYYRIVVADGRAPRDGKYLEQIGSYNPLLAKDDPERVKLNEERAKHWLSVGAQPSDRVMRFLDAAGLKERKARNNPQKAEPGEKAKERLEEKAAKEAEAAEAAKAAEEEAKAAEAAAEETPAEEPAAEEAPAEEAAAEEAPAEEAKAEEAPAEDAAEEKAEG, encoded by the coding sequence ATGCCAGTAGCAATGCGTCTTTCGCGCGGCGGTTCAAAGAAGCGCCCTTATTACCGTATCGTGGTGGCCGATGGCCGCGCACCGCGTGACGGCAAATATCTTGAGCAGATCGGCAGCTATAACCCGCTGCTCGCCAAGGATGACCCTGAGCGCGTCAAGCTCAACGAAGAGCGCGCCAAGCATTGGCTGTCCGTCGGCGCACAGCCTTCGGACCGCGTGATGCGCTTCCTTGATGCGGCTGGCCTGAAAGAACGCAAGGCGCGCAACAACCCGCAAAAGGCGGAGCCGGGCGAGAAGGCCAAGGAACGTCTGGAAGAAAAGGCCGCCAAGGAAGCCGAAGCCGCTGAAGCTGCCAAGGCTGCGGAAGAAGAAGCCAAGGCTGCAGAAGCTGCTGCAGAGGAAACTCCGGCAGAAGAGCCTGCTGCAGAAGAAGCACCTGCCGAGGAAGCGGCTGCTGAAGAAGCTCCAGCCGAAGAGGCCAAAGCCGAAGAAGCACCTGCTGAAGACGCAGCCGAAGAAAAGGCTGAAGGCTGA
- the rimM gene encoding ribosome maturation factor RimM (Essential for efficient processing of 16S rRNA): protein MSEKPVTLAVIIGAHGVAGEVRLKLFSDSVDSLKQHKAYNQGALTLEAVRPNKAGAIARFAEVTDRNAAEAARGTELTVPRSALPPLEEGEYYYADLIDLPVVTDAGEAVGHVIAVENFGAGDVVEIKKPNGKAFMVPIGVCDITDTSLSLPVDFVG from the coding sequence ATCTCCGAAAAACCCGTCACTCTCGCCGTCATTATCGGCGCGCATGGAGTGGCGGGCGAAGTCCGCCTGAAGCTGTTTAGCGACAGCGTGGACAGCCTGAAGCAGCACAAAGCCTATAATCAGGGCGCTTTGACCCTGGAAGCGGTCCGCCCCAATAAGGCAGGCGCGATTGCCCGCTTCGCCGAAGTCACCGACCGCAACGCCGCCGAAGCCGCACGCGGCACCGAACTGACCGTGCCCCGCTCCGCCCTGCCACCGCTGGAAGAGGGCGAATATTATTATGCAGATCTGATCGACCTGCCGGTGGTTACCGACGCGGGCGAGGCCGTGGGCCATGTGATCGCGGTGGAGAATTTCGGTGCCGGCGATGTGGTCGAGATCAAAAAGCCCAATGGCAAAGCGTTTATGGTGCCGATTGGGGTCTGTGATATAACAGATACATCACTTTCACTGCCGGTAGATTTTGTTGGATGA
- the trmD gene encoding tRNA (guanosine(37)-N1)-methyltransferase TrmD, whose protein sequence is MTFHAQILTLYPEMFPGLLGASLAGKALEQGLWSCEAINMRDFATDRHRSVDDTPAGGGAGMVLRADILGKAVDFASARMAEKLPSPSGEGLGVGAFNKRGTETTAPTPTPPLKGRGYKAPVIALTPRGTPLTQARVREIASGPGVTLLCGRFEGFDERIFEARDIEEVSIGDYILSGGEVAATVLLDACIRLLPGVMGASCSGDDESFETGLLEYPHYTRPVEWEGRTIPEVLRSGDHAKIAAWREEQAEAITRLRRPDLWERHGGASGQSPSGAQRQKKENGK, encoded by the coding sequence GTGACCTTCCACGCACAAATCTTGACGCTGTACCCAGAGATGTTCCCCGGACTGCTTGGGGCTTCGCTCGCAGGCAAAGCACTGGAGCAGGGCCTATGGTCGTGTGAGGCGATCAACATGCGCGACTTTGCCACCGACAGGCATCGCAGCGTTGATGATACGCCCGCCGGTGGTGGCGCGGGCATGGTGTTGCGCGCGGATATATTGGGCAAGGCGGTCGATTTTGCGAGCGCGCGGATGGCGGAAAAACTCCCCTCCCCTTCAGGGGAGGGGCTGGGGGTGGGGGCGTTCAACAAGCGCGGCACCGAGACGACAGCCCCCACCCCAACCCCTCCCCTGAAGGGGAGGGGCTATAAGGCCCCCGTCATCGCTCTCACCCCCAGAGGCACACCACTCACCCAAGCCCGCGTCCGTGAAATCGCATCCGGTCCCGGCGTCACGCTGCTGTGCGGCCGTTTTGAAGGCTTTGACGAGCGTATCTTCGAGGCGCGCGATATCGAGGAAGTCTCTATCGGCGACTATATCCTCTCCGGCGGCGAAGTCGCAGCGACGGTGCTTCTTGATGCTTGCATTCGCCTGCTTCCCGGTGTAATGGGCGCGTCTTGCAGTGGCGATGATGAGTCTTTCGAGACCGGATTGCTGGAATATCCACATTATACCCGGCCCGTTGAGTGGGAAGGGCGCACGATCCCTGAAGTGCTGCGATCGGGGGATCATGCGAAAATCGCTGCCTGGCGAGAAGAACAGGCGGAAGCGATTACACGGCTAAGGCGGCCGGATCTTTGGGAGCGCCACGGGGGTGCTTCGGGTCAGTCGCCCTCTGGTGCGCAGCGACAAAAGAAGGAAAATGGGAAATGA
- the rplS gene encoding 50S ribosomal protein L19, which produces MNLIQTLEAEAIEEFNSKKTVPDFKAGDTLRVGVRVVEGERTRVQNFEGVCIARSNRGLGSNFTVRKISFGEGVERVFPLYSPNIDSITVVRRGVVRRAKLYYLRGRTGKRARIAERRDTKVAAQG; this is translated from the coding sequence ATGAATCTCATTCAGACACTCGAAGCGGAAGCGATCGAGGAATTTAACAGCAAGAAAACCGTCCCCGATTTCAAGGCCGGCGATACATTGCGTGTCGGCGTCCGCGTGGTCGAGGGTGAACGTACCCGTGTCCAGAATTTTGAAGGCGTGTGCATTGCCCGGTCAAACCGCGGCCTCGGCTCCAACTTCACCGTGCGCAAAATTTCGTTCGGTGAGGGCGTTGAGCGTGTATTCCCGCTTTATTCGCCGAATATCGACAGCATCACCGTGGTCCGCCGCGGCGTTGTGCGTCGTGCGAAGCTCTACTATCTGCGCGGCCGCACCGGTAAGCGTGCACGCATCGCGGAACGTCGCGACACCAAGGTTGCAGCCCAGGGCTGA
- a CDS encoding DUF2189 domain-containing protein, whose amino-acid sequence MAQDIAAELAAKFPPVRINSISSDDISTALQKGYQDFLSKRGDLIFIGALYPLIGLVAATFVLGGASLPLLFPLAAGLSLMGPLVSAGFYELARRREAGEDSGWMHFFDVFASSNFSNIMFVGSILLAVFALWMLSAFIIYSVFMGPMVPQSPGEFLTSVFTTGEGWAMIIVGNLVGLAFAVAVLAVSFVSLPMLVDKNVGAGRAIRTSVKAFNKNRAVVLRWGITVAVLLAIGAAPLFLGLAIVLPTLGYATWHLYTRTIMREDLPDAQRA is encoded by the coding sequence ATGGCACAGGATATTGCGGCAGAATTGGCCGCGAAATTTCCCCCGGTTCGTATCAACAGCATTAGCAGTGATGACATCAGCACAGCGTTGCAAAAGGGCTATCAGGATTTTCTCTCCAAACGCGGCGATCTTATCTTTATCGGCGCGCTCTATCCGCTGATCGGGCTGGTAGCGGCAACTTTTGTGCTGGGCGGCGCCAGCCTGCCTTTGCTCTTCCCATTGGCTGCCGGGCTGTCGCTCATGGGTCCATTGGTCTCTGCCGGTTTCTATGAACTCGCCCGCCGCCGCGAGGCCGGGGAAGATTCCGGCTGGATGCATTTTTTCGATGTGTTCGCCAGCAGCAACTTCTCCAACATCATGTTTGTCGGTTCGATCCTACTCGCCGTGTTTGCGCTTTGGATGTTGTCAGCCTTTATTATCTACAGTGTGTTTATGGGCCCTATGGTACCGCAATCGCCGGGCGAATTCCTCACCAGCGTCTTCACCACTGGCGAAGGCTGGGCCATGATCATTGTCGGCAATCTGGTCGGGCTGGCCTTCGCCGTTGCGGTGCTGGCTGTCAGCTTTGTCTCGCTGCCGATGCTGGTCGACAAGAATGTCGGCGCAGGCCGCGCCATTCGCACTTCGGTAAAGGCGTTCAACAAGAACCGGGCTGTAGTGCTGCGCTGGGGCATTACCGTTGCGGTTCTGCTGGCCATTGGTGCCGCTCCGCTGTTCCTGGGTCTGGCAATTGTGCTGCCGACATTGGGCTATGCCACATGGCATCTCTATACGCGCACCATCATGCGCGAGGATCTGCCGGATGCTCAGCGGGCTTGA
- a CDS encoding aspartate-semialdehyde dehydrogenase — protein MAYRVAVVGATGNVGREMLTVLSEREFPVAEIAAVASPRSTGSEVEFGETGTMLKVKNIEHFDFTGWDIALFAAGSAVAKDYALKAAAAGCVVIDNSSLFRMDPDVPLIVPEVNPDAITDYTKKNIIANPNCSTAQLVVALKPLHDAATIKRVVVATYQSVSGAGKGGMDELFEQSRAIFVGDPVEPKGFTKQIAFNVIPHIDVFLDDGSTKEEWKMVAETKKILDPKVKMSATCVRVPVFVGHSEAVNIEFADELSAEKAQEILREAPGIMLVDKREDGGYVTPVESAGDSATYISRVREDPTVDSGIALWCVSDNLRKGAALNAVQIAELLGRKHLQKA, from the coding sequence TTGGCTTATCGCGTTGCTGTTGTCGGAGCGACCGGAAATGTTGGTCGCGAAATGCTTACGGTGTTGTCGGAGCGTGAATTTCCTGTCGCGGAAATCGCTGCCGTTGCATCGCCGCGCTCCACCGGGAGCGAGGTGGAATTTGGTGAAACCGGCACAATGCTCAAGGTAAAGAATATCGAGCATTTTGACTTTACCGGCTGGGATATCGCGCTGTTTGCCGCGGGTTCCGCTGTGGCCAAGGACTATGCGCTCAAGGCGGCAGCAGCGGGTTGTGTGGTGATCGATAACAGTTCGCTGTTCCGCATGGACCCGGATGTGCCGCTGATCGTGCCTGAGGTGAACCCGGATGCCATCACGGATTACACCAAGAAAAACATCATCGCCAATCCCAACTGTTCCACAGCGCAGCTGGTGGTAGCGCTTAAGCCGCTGCATGATGCGGCGACGATCAAGCGGGTGGTTGTTGCGACCTACCAATCGGTGTCCGGTGCGGGCAAGGGCGGCATGGACGAGCTGTTTGAACAGTCGCGCGCCATCTTTGTTGGCGACCCGGTCGAACCCAAGGGCTTTACCAAGCAGATCGCGTTTAACGTCATTCCGCATATCGATGTGTTTCTTGATGATGGCTCGACCAAGGAAGAGTGGAAAATGGTCGCCGAGACCAAGAAGATCCTCGACCCCAAGGTGAAAATGTCTGCGACCTGCGTCCGTGTTCCGGTGTTTGTCGGCCATAGCGAGGCGGTGAATATCGAGTTTGCGGATGAACTGTCTGCCGAAAAGGCTCAGGAAATCCTGCGCGAGGCACCGGGCATCATGCTGGTCGATAAGCGCGAGGATGGCGGCTATGTGACGCCGGTGGAGAGCGCAGGCGACAGCGCCACCTATATCAGCCGCGTCCGCGAAGACCCGACGGTGGATAGCGGCATTGCGCTATGGTGCGTCTCGGATAATCTACGCAAAGGCGCGGCGCTGAATGCGGTGCAGATTGCCGAACTGCTTGGGCGGAAGCATTTGCAGAAAGCGTAG
- a CDS encoding DUF4336 domain-containing protein, producing MATYSAVMSSSLMQTYEPLNQLKPLADNLWMVDGPIIRMDFPLGFKMPFPTRMVIVRLPNGDLWVHSPTEPTDELFAEIDALGRVRHLVAPNSIHYWYLPHWTERYPEARTYGVAGLTDTAKREIRIDETLSESTPADWQDMFETIIFSGSVISEAVFFHRPSRTLIVTDLIENFEPGKIRSGWLRWFLGLVGIVDPDGKMPLDLRMTFWRKGETLRRQVHQMIGWKPDRVIMAHGRPYLENGTAELRRAFRWVKGVS from the coding sequence TTGGCGACCTATAGCGCTGTCATGTCGTCCTCTTTGATGCAGACCTACGAGCCGCTAAACCAGCTGAAGCCGCTGGCCGATAATCTGTGGATGGTCGATGGTCCGATCATCAGGATGGACTTCCCGCTGGGCTTCAAAATGCCGTTCCCGACGCGGATGGTGATTGTGCGTTTGCCCAATGGCGATTTGTGGGTGCATTCGCCGACGGAGCCGACCGATGAGCTGTTTGCCGAGATTGATGCGCTTGGCCGGGTGCGGCATCTGGTTGCGCCCAACAGTATCCATTACTGGTATTTGCCCCATTGGACCGAGCGTTATCCTGAGGCTCGCACCTACGGTGTTGCGGGACTGACCGACACTGCAAAGCGCGAAATCCGCATTGATGAAACCCTGTCCGAAAGCACTCCTGCGGATTGGCAGGATATGTTTGAGACAATCATTTTCAGCGGCAGCGTGATTTCTGAGGCGGTGTTCTTCCATCGGCCATCACGCACGCTCATCGTGACCGATCTGATCGAGAATTTTGAACCAGGCAAAATCCGCAGCGGTTGGTTGCGCTGGTTTCTCGGGCTGGTCGGGATCGTCGACCCCGATGGCAAAATGCCGCTCGACCTTAGAATGACCTTCTGGCGCAAGGGTGAGACGCTGAGGCGGCAGGTGCATCAAATGATCGGCTGGAAGCCGGACAGGGTGATCATGGCGCATGGCCGACCTTATCTCGAGAATGGCACTGCGGAGTTGCGGCGCGCCTTTCGATGGGTAAAAGGGGTGTCATGA
- a CDS encoding 2-hydroxychromene-2-carboxylate isomerase: MTLSADLFFSFRSPYSYLAVGRYRAMTEEYDLDITLRTVLPIAIRDPDILFTGNPAAPRYIVMDSMRSAAFLGIPIAWPRPDPVVQNLMTREIAEEQPHIHRIVRLGQAATRRGKGLAFAHEAAQLIWDGSIDGWNEGDHLAKAAERAGLDFAELEAEAVSDAEALDAEVAGNQAALEEAGHWGVPTLVFDGEPFFGQDRIDVALWRMEQAGLKKR; the protein is encoded by the coding sequence ATGACACTTTCAGCAGACCTGTTTTTCAGCTTTCGTTCGCCCTATTCCTATCTTGCGGTCGGCCGATACCGTGCCATGACCGAGGAATATGATCTCGACATTACGCTCCGCACCGTATTGCCGATTGCCATTCGCGATCCTGATATCCTGTTTACCGGCAATCCGGCGGCACCGCGCTACATTGTCATGGACTCGATGCGGTCCGCGGCCTTTCTGGGCATACCGATAGCCTGGCCGCGGCCTGATCCTGTGGTGCAGAACCTGATGACGCGCGAGATCGCTGAGGAACAGCCCCATATTCATCGCATTGTCCGGTTGGGGCAGGCCGCCACGCGGCGGGGCAAGGGCCTTGCCTTTGCGCATGAGGCAGCGCAGCTGATCTGGGATGGCTCAATTGATGGATGGAATGAAGGTGATCATCTGGCAAAAGCGGCTGAACGTGCCGGTCTCGATTTTGCCGAGCTTGAAGCCGAAGCGGTAAGCGATGCCGAGGCGCTCGATGCCGAAGTCGCTGGTAATCAGGCGGCATTGGAAGAGGCAGGCCATTGGGGCGTTCCGACGCTGGTGTTCGATGGCGAACCGTTTTTCGGACAAGACCGGATTGATGTTGCGCTGTGGCGCATGGAACAGGCTGGGCTGAAAAAGCGGTGA
- a CDS encoding alpha/beta fold hydrolase produces the protein MSDAVVTHIAMPDGVKLAVHQMGPEDGAPVLMLHGLFSNAETNWIKYGHAGRLAEAGFRVIMPEFRVHGQSDAPHDPAAYPTDILADDILHLIEMLALESFDLVGFSLGARTSAKLLTMGLRPRRTALCGMGWQGLQEWDRRRQFFIDAIDKRETVKRGDEHFFAVAFMKTQGIDPVAARLLLNSFGDIDVEALTDIDTPIMVLCGSEDQDNGSAPMLAQNLAQAHYVEIPGTHMSSVTEKALGAALVAFLGE, from the coding sequence GTGAGCGACGCAGTCGTGACGCACATTGCCATGCCTGATGGGGTGAAGCTGGCGGTGCATCAGATGGGGCCAGAAGATGGCGCGCCTGTGTTGATGCTGCATGGCCTGTTTTCCAATGCCGAGACCAATTGGATCAAATATGGTCATGCCGGACGGCTGGCCGAGGCCGGTTTTCGTGTTATCATGCCGGAGTTCCGGGTGCATGGGCAAAGTGATGCGCCGCATGATCCGGCGGCTTATCCCACCGATATCTTGGCCGATGATATTCTGCATCTGATCGAAATGCTGGCGCTTGAGAGTTTTGATCTTGTCGGCTTTTCACTCGGCGCCCGCACATCGGCCAAGCTGCTTACCATGGGTCTGCGTCCACGACGTACGGCGCTGTGCGGCATGGGTTGGCAGGGACTGCAGGAGTGGGACCGGCGACGGCAGTTCTTTATCGATGCGATAGACAAGCGCGAGACGGTAAAGCGCGGAGATGAGCATTTTTTCGCCGTCGCCTTTATGAAGACGCAGGGCATTGATCCGGTTGCGGCGCGGCTGTTGCTGAACAGCTTTGGCGATATTGATGTCGAGGCGCTGACCGATATCGACACGCCGATCATGGTTCTGTGCGGCAGCGAGGATCAGGATAATGGCTCCGCTCCAATGCTGGCCCAAAACCTGGCGCAGGCGCATTATGTCGAGATACCCGGCACCCATATGTCCAGCGTGACCGAAAAGGCGCTGGGCGCGGCGCTTGTCGCGTTTCTGGGAGAATAA